The Mucilaginibacter terrenus genome has a segment encoding these proteins:
- a CDS encoding dihydrofolate reductase family protein, which yields MRKVSFAINISLDGVCDHTLFNPNPEIHEYFTEVMNEVDLIFFGRIMYQLMFPYWANVARDKSGTYDENKFAEKITSISRVVVSRSLTTSDENTRIVRANPAEELLQLKQLPGKTISVDSISMLPELIAAGLIDEFKLMIHPVILGNGRRLLDTGNLQEKLDLKLIETINFKSGCVALHYLKK from the coding sequence ATGAGAAAAGTATCCTTTGCCATAAACATAAGCCTTGACGGCGTTTGCGACCATACGCTTTTTAATCCAAACCCGGAAATTCATGAGTACTTCACTGAAGTGATGAACGAGGTAGACCTTATTTTCTTTGGACGGATTATGTATCAGCTCATGTTTCCTTATTGGGCCAATGTGGCGAGGGATAAATCCGGCACATACGATGAAAACAAATTTGCTGAAAAAATTACTTCGATCTCAAGGGTAGTTGTTTCCAGATCATTAACTACATCAGATGAAAATACAAGGATAGTTCGTGCAAATCCTGCAGAAGAACTTTTGCAACTGAAACAACTTCCCGGCAAAACAATTTCTGTAGATAGCATAAGCATGCTTCCTGAACTAATAGCAGCCGGGCTCATAGATGAATTCAAGCTGATGATTCACCCGGTTATATTAGGTAATGGACGAAGATTATTAGATACCGGCAATCTGCAGGAAAAACTCGACCTTAAGCTGATAGAAACTATAAACTTCAAGTCCGGGTGTGTGGCTCTTCATTATCTTAAAAAATGA
- a CDS encoding TlpA disulfide reductase family protein, whose amino-acid sequence MPVRKGPAPAAEIKAAKAVAEAYPDSIKAQKKFIYAMGLENPELIPQYKIWMKNHPNNVNIPLAIGTVFNNAEMAQAREFLLKAAELDPKNANVWYMLSADAERWGQSALAKNYIEKATIADPADVTYAYVNLMYLKDSNPDVYKQKVYDFTKQFPENERGAQALYWLAVDATNMDIKRKYLEDLRTLYPPQKFNWSYEGMTSLADIYLQTDPEKALSLASEMREEEDWKIRKQVALSLIQINKLEQEQNYKEALNQLKLLTLPRWNYIRNFIELKKSSLLAKSGDVKDAYDNLVLKFAKLPNDELYSAIKIYAHQMGKDELQIDKDVKVIREASAVQAFPFELGLYTVKNKLKLNDLKGKVVLLTFWFPGCGPCRAEFPHFQAVVNKFKNKNLVYLGINVTPEQDSYVLPFMKNSGFSFIPLRGNPEFAAKSYGVRGEPENFLIDKDGKIIFKNFSIDGSNQRTLELMISSLLQ is encoded by the coding sequence ATGCCTGTCAGAAAAGGGCCCGCACCTGCCGCTGAAATTAAAGCCGCAAAGGCAGTGGCGGAAGCTTACCCTGACAGCATCAAAGCACAGAAAAAATTTATATATGCGATGGGCTTGGAAAATCCGGAGCTTATTCCGCAATATAAAATCTGGATGAAGAACCACCCCAATAATGTAAATATCCCTTTGGCGATTGGTACAGTGTTTAATAACGCTGAAATGGCGCAGGCAAGGGAGTTTCTGCTTAAAGCCGCAGAACTTGATCCCAAGAATGCAAACGTGTGGTACATGCTCTCGGCAGATGCGGAAAGGTGGGGGCAAAGTGCGCTCGCGAAAAACTATATAGAAAAAGCCACCATTGCAGATCCGGCAGATGTTACCTATGCTTACGTGAACCTGATGTACCTTAAGGATAGCAACCCCGATGTTTACAAACAGAAGGTATACGATTTTACAAAACAGTTTCCTGAGAACGAACGTGGTGCACAAGCGCTGTACTGGTTGGCAGTAGATGCTACAAACATGGATATAAAGAGGAAATACCTAGAAGATCTTCGCACACTTTATCCGCCACAAAAATTTAATTGGTCATATGAGGGAATGACCAGCTTGGCTGATATATACCTTCAAACGGATCCTGAAAAAGCCCTCTCGCTAGCCTCCGAAATGCGTGAAGAAGAAGATTGGAAGATTAGGAAACAAGTTGCCCTTTCGTTAATACAAATCAACAAATTAGAACAAGAGCAAAACTACAAAGAAGCTTTAAATCAACTTAAGCTATTAACCCTGCCAAGATGGAATTACATCAGGAATTTTATTGAGTTGAAAAAATCTTCTTTGCTGGCAAAGTCAGGCGATGTAAAGGATGCTTACGATAACCTTGTATTAAAATTTGCCAAATTACCCAACGATGAATTGTACAGTGCAATAAAGATTTACGCTCATCAAATGGGTAAAGACGAACTGCAAATAGATAAGGACGTAAAAGTAATAAGAGAAGCTTCTGCGGTACAGGCTTTTCCATTTGAATTGGGTTTATACACCGTAAAAAATAAGTTAAAGCTGAATGACTTGAAAGGTAAAGTTGTGCTGCTTACGTTTTGGTTTCCGGGCTGCGGCCCGTGCAGGGCAGAGTTTCCGCACTTCCAGGCAGTTGTAAACAAATTTAAGAATAAGAATCTGGTTTACCTCGGCATTAACGTTACGCCAGAACAAGATTCTTATGTACTGCCTTTTATGAAAAACAGCGGCTTCTCGTTTATACCCTTGCGTGGCAACCCGGAATTTGCAGCTAAGAGTTATGGAGTTCGTGGAGAACCCGAAAACTTCCTGATTGATAAAGATGGAAAAATAATTTTCAAGAACTTTAGTATAGATGGCAGTAACCAAAGAACACTTGAGCTGATGATATCATCGTTATTACAATAA
- a CDS encoding glycoside hydrolase family 2 TIM barrel-domain containing protein: MRKLSNLVVLPLLIFFVTATASAQAPKPKVKPIDKGKIWTVDKANKWYAEHKWMIGANFIPSTAINQLEMWQADTFDPATIDKELGYAEGIGFNTMRVFLHSVAYGVDPKGFKSRMNKYLEIANKHHIQTILVFFDDCWNPNPKPGKQPAPKAGIHNSGWAQDPGVREVKDPKQFNQLEGYFKDVMGEFKHDKRVILWDLYNEPGNSTKRDTSLALLTKVFTWARDVNPDQPVSVGLWAWDFEKLNAFQALNSDIITYHEYEDEKSHERVLQLLKTHGRPLICTEYMARSRNSTFQTILPLLKKENIGAINWGLVAGKTNTIYAWDTPMPQGGEPKLWFHDIFHKDGTPYKPEETSFIKQITTQPKTETLK, translated from the coding sequence ATGAGAAAACTAAGCAACCTTGTTGTACTACCGTTACTGATATTTTTTGTAACGGCAACAGCCTCTGCACAGGCACCTAAACCTAAAGTAAAGCCAATAGATAAGGGTAAGATATGGACTGTAGATAAAGCTAACAAATGGTACGCCGAACATAAATGGATGATTGGTGCTAATTTTATTCCCAGTACTGCTATAAACCAGCTAGAAATGTGGCAGGCTGATACCTTTGATCCGGCGACGATTGATAAAGAGCTTGGATATGCCGAAGGTATTGGTTTTAACACCATGAGGGTGTTTTTACATAGCGTAGCTTATGGAGTAGACCCTAAAGGTTTCAAGTCCCGGATGAACAAATACCTCGAGATTGCTAATAAGCATCATATACAAACCATATTGGTGTTTTTTGACGATTGCTGGAATCCAAACCCCAAACCCGGCAAGCAGCCTGCACCAAAAGCGGGTATCCATAACTCCGGATGGGCGCAGGACCCTGGTGTTAGAGAGGTAAAAGACCCTAAACAATTCAACCAGTTAGAAGGCTACTTTAAAGATGTGATGGGGGAGTTCAAGCACGATAAAAGGGTGATTTTATGGGATCTATATAACGAGCCGGGTAACAGTACTAAGCGTGATACCTCGTTAGCCTTATTAACAAAAGTATTTACCTGGGCCAGAGATGTAAATCCTGATCAACCCGTTTCTGTAGGCTTATGGGCCTGGGATTTCGAAAAATTGAACGCATTTCAGGCGCTTAATTCAGATATTATTACCTATCATGAATACGAAGATGAAAAGTCACATGAACGTGTTTTGCAGTTGCTTAAAACTCATGGCCGACCATTAATATGTACTGAATACATGGCTCGTTCACGAAATAGTACGTTCCAAACTATACTGCCTTTGTTGAAAAAAGAAAATATTGGAGCGATAAACTGGGGTTTGGTTGCAGGTAAAACCAACACCATTTACGCCTGGGATACCCCAATGCCACAGGGAGGTGAGCCAAAGTTGTGGTTTCACGACATTTTCCATAAGGACGGCACACCTTATAAGCCTGAAGAAACATCTTTCATCAAGCAAATCACCACTCAGCCCAAAACAGAGACGCTAAAATAG
- a CDS encoding glycoside hydrolase family 43 protein — MKLNFVKLLFIGLICNALSTSSALAQTKKLKTFTNPILPSGADPWITYKDGYYYYTNTLGDSLIIWKTKDIADLRNSPKKTIWVPPTGKSYSRELWAPEIHFINNKWYMYFAADDGKNRNHRLYVLENTSADPLLGTWTFKGPLEEASNKWAIDGSVFGYKGQLYLIWSGWEGDENGEQDIYIAKLKNPWTVDGKRVRISKPEYDWEMVGDLHDANNPPHVNVNEGPEVLVHGNQIHLIYSASGCWTDNYALGMLSAPASADLLDPKSWKKNAKPVFQQSKENSVYAPGHNSFFKSPDGKEDWILYHANSKPGCGCGGQRSPRMQMFTWNKDGTPNFGLPVKTGVAIKAPSDMVYVKAKPPKGSGTKKSNVKPAVRNQTIFLKNKKDN, encoded by the coding sequence ATGAAATTGAACTTTGTTAAATTATTATTTATTGGTCTGATCTGTAATGCGCTAAGCACCTCGAGCGCTCTGGCGCAAACAAAAAAACTAAAAACATTCACAAACCCAATATTGCCTTCGGGCGCTGATCCATGGATTACGTATAAAGACGGCTATTACTACTACACAAATACTTTAGGCGACAGTCTCATTATCTGGAAAACAAAGGATATTGCCGACTTGCGCAATTCACCAAAAAAAACTATTTGGGTGCCACCTACAGGTAAAAGCTATTCCCGGGAACTTTGGGCACCGGAGATTCATTTTATAAATAACAAATGGTACATGTATTTTGCTGCAGACGACGGTAAAAATCGTAATCACCGCTTGTACGTTCTAGAAAATACGTCGGCTGACCCATTATTAGGCACATGGACTTTTAAAGGGCCTTTGGAGGAAGCATCAAACAAATGGGCTATTGATGGCTCTGTGTTTGGGTACAAAGGGCAGCTATATTTAATATGGTCTGGCTGGGAAGGTGATGAAAATGGCGAGCAGGATATTTATATTGCGAAACTAAAAAACCCATGGACAGTAGATGGTAAGCGTGTGCGTATTTCTAAGCCGGAGTATGATTGGGAGATGGTAGGAGACCTGCACGATGCGAACAATCCGCCGCATGTAAACGTGAACGAAGGGCCAGAGGTATTGGTACACGGCAATCAAATCCATTTGATTTATTCTGCAAGTGGATGCTGGACAGACAACTACGCTTTGGGTATGTTAAGCGCGCCGGCTTCTGCTGATCTTTTAGATCCGAAATCATGGAAAAAGAATGCTAAGCCGGTATTTCAGCAAAGTAAAGAAAATAGCGTTTATGCACCGGGACACAACTCTTTCTTTAAATCACCTGATGGTAAAGAGGATTGGATACTTTACCATGCCAATTCAAAGCCGGGTTGTGGTTGTGGCGGTCAGCGCTCACCGCGCATGCAAATGTTTACTTGGAATAAGGATGGCACGCCTAATTTTGGCTTGCCTGTAAAAACAGGAGTAGCTATAAAAGCACCGTCGGATATGGTGTATGTAAAGGCTAAACCGCCTAAGGGCAGCGGCACAAAAAAAAGTAACGTTAAACCTGCAGTTCGAAATCAAACTATCTTCTTAAAAAACAAAAAGGACAACTAA
- a CDS encoding sialidase family protein — protein MKLQKRILLLALSVTLGLSACKKNGPLPTPDPPVTPPVTVPAAHADDLPQVDNAIPAINITWEASARKISHDVYYAEYGRIHRVGPNTLVLTYHCGGTADYWNNIAIRRSEDNGTTWGAAQIIMNSSTPGYYGFSNPEILVMSNGWLMLAYVGRGNPDDNAHDNVQIRISKDNGLNWGDPKIIAIGRSWEPGMVQLADGDIEMFYSSEAAWWPSGSPEQDILMIHSTDNGSTWSSPKRVAYSPGDRDGMATPLVLNNNKGIVFPIESVNNTNSPWVLWSSTDARWNYNTTGTTQNGRRWLATSDAIFGGAPFMVQLSTGETLLSAQDAGGRNIGSDWKKSTMMVYKGNSTAKNFSRVNDPWPNLPTGEGAYYSSMFLKDQNTVVLVTTRNFSDGHSEVYWKEGHITH, from the coding sequence ATGAAGCTACAAAAACGAATACTTTTACTGGCGCTGAGCGTCACACTAGGGCTGTCAGCCTGTAAAAAGAATGGCCCTTTACCTACACCGGATCCCCCGGTAACACCGCCTGTAACGGTACCTGCTGCTCATGCCGACGATCTGCCGCAGGTGGATAATGCCATACCCGCAATCAACATAACCTGGGAGGCTTCAGCAAGGAAAATCTCACATGATGTTTACTATGCGGAATATGGCAGAATCCACAGGGTAGGCCCCAATACACTTGTGCTTACTTATCATTGTGGCGGCACAGCCGATTACTGGAATAACATTGCCATTAGGCGCAGCGAAGATAACGGTACCACATGGGGTGCCGCTCAGATTATCATGAACAGCAGCACGCCAGGATACTACGGATTTTCTAATCCAGAGATACTGGTGATGAGCAATGGCTGGCTGATGCTGGCCTATGTTGGACGTGGTAACCCAGATGACAACGCACACGACAACGTTCAGATACGCATCAGCAAAGACAATGGGTTAAACTGGGGCGATCCGAAAATAATTGCTATAGGCCGATCTTGGGAACCAGGGATGGTACAACTGGCAGATGGTGATATAGAAATGTTTTACTCTAGTGAAGCTGCCTGGTGGCCAAGCGGAAGTCCGGAACAGGACATTCTAATGATACATTCTACAGATAACGGCAGCACCTGGTCTTCGCCAAAGCGGGTGGCCTATTCGCCTGGCGACCGCGACGGTATGGCTACGCCATTGGTATTAAACAATAACAAAGGCATAGTATTCCCAATTGAGTCAGTTAACAATACCAATTCGCCATGGGTGCTTTGGTCATCTACTGACGCAAGATGGAATTATAACACAACCGGTACTACACAAAACGGTCGGCGGTGGCTTGCCACAAGCGATGCGATATTTGGTGGTGCGCCGTTTATGGTACAGCTAAGCACCGGTGAAACCCTGTTATCTGCACAGGATGCAGGTGGAAGAAACATTGGCAGCGATTGGAAGAAAAGCACAATGATGGTGTACAAAGGCAATAGCACAGCAAAAAACTTTAGCCGTGTAAATGATCCATGGCCAAATTTACCAACGGGTGAGGGTGCTTATTATAGTTCAATGTTCCTTAAAGATCAAAATACAGTTGTTTTGGTAACCACCAGGAATTTTAGCGATGGGCACAGTGAAGTATACTGGAAAGAGGGCCACATAACTCACTAA
- a CDS encoding RagB/SusD family nutrient uptake outer membrane protein, with the protein MKKTIILTIAALVIGVTSCKKLDVVNPNQPTTAVFWKTADDAQKGVNSIYSTFHRAGLCRWFFFATIVRSDEGWSTSPDANLQNNFDLFINNDYNYGNYTGIWADLYIGIARTNQVIDNVPNINMDAGLKARYIAEAKFLRGLFYFHLASLWGNVPLQLQSSTPVDLPATASRDQVWAQVQKDLTEAAANLPANYSGADVGRATKGAANALLAKAFMQQRKFQEALAPLQAVIQSGVYTLTSNYQDNFLSTTENNSESVFEYNNALNPNDNHDDDTDPNNQDNLNYGSSLPPFFAPRPIGFTDGQARRWPLAEFEAERTTNNQRDPRLAATYLYAFTDERGPDFSLIYGQTFTQRYGNAVNNDVWFRKMLNDQNGTATGDSFHSPNNYRFIRYADVLLMYAECLNETNATAQAYQYVDKVRQRAGLATLTSVKPGMNHDQFLAQIKHERVTELTGEGHRWNDLARWGDLDKPLSARDSGFQNFVKGKNELLPIPQQDLDINPNLKQNPGY; encoded by the coding sequence ATGAAAAAAACGATCATACTAACTATAGCAGCACTGGTTATTGGTGTAACCAGCTGTAAAAAATTGGATGTTGTTAATCCAAATCAGCCTACTACAGCTGTGTTTTGGAAAACGGCTGACGATGCACAAAAAGGCGTTAACTCAATATACAGTACTTTTCACCGTGCTGGATTGTGCCGCTGGTTCTTTTTTGCCACAATAGTCCGTTCCGATGAAGGCTGGAGTACCAGCCCTGATGCTAACCTTCAAAACAACTTTGACTTGTTTATCAACAATGATTATAACTACGGTAATTATACAGGTATATGGGCAGATCTTTACATCGGCATAGCAAGAACAAACCAGGTTATTGATAATGTACCTAACATAAACATGGATGCTGGCTTAAAAGCACGCTACATAGCAGAGGCAAAGTTTTTACGTGGGTTGTTCTATTTTCATCTGGCATCGCTCTGGGGCAATGTTCCCCTGCAATTGCAAAGTTCGACACCGGTAGATTTGCCGGCTACTGCAAGCCGTGATCAGGTGTGGGCACAAGTACAAAAAGACCTTACTGAAGCTGCTGCAAACCTTCCTGCTAATTACTCAGGTGCCGATGTAGGCCGGGCAACAAAGGGGGCTGCAAATGCTTTACTGGCAAAAGCCTTTATGCAACAGCGTAAGTTCCAGGAAGCTTTGGCTCCATTGCAGGCTGTGATACAAAGCGGGGTATATACTTTAACAAGTAACTATCAGGATAACTTTCTATCTACAACAGAAAATAACTCTGAGTCTGTATTCGAGTACAACAACGCACTTAATCCGAATGACAACCACGACGACGATACTGACCCCAACAACCAGGATAACCTGAACTATGGTTCATCGTTACCGCCATTTTTTGCACCCCGGCCAATTGGTTTTACTGACGGGCAGGCAAGAAGGTGGCCACTTGCCGAGTTTGAGGCAGAAAGAACTACCAACAATCAACGTGATCCTCGGCTTGCTGCTACCTATTTATACGCTTTTACTGATGAAAGAGGTCCTGATTTCTCTCTTATCTACGGGCAAACATTTACTCAGCGGTATGGTAACGCCGTTAACAACGATGTTTGGTTCAGGAAAATGCTAAATGACCAAAACGGGACGGCAACAGGTGATAGTTTTCACTCGCCAAACAACTACCGCTTTATCCGTTACGCAGATGTATTGCTGATGTATGCAGAATGCCTTAACGAAACCAATGCAACAGCGCAGGCTTACCAGTATGTAGATAAGGTAAGGCAACGCGCGGGTTTAGCCACGTTAACATCTGTTAAACCAGGGATGAACCATGACCAGTTTTTGGCGCAGATAAAGCACGAGCGCGTTACCGAGCTTACAGGTGAAGGGCACCGTTGGAATGACCTTGCTCGTTGGGGGGACTTGGATAAACCACTTTCGGCGCGTGATTCAGGCTTTCAAAACTTTGTTAAGGGTAAAAACGAACTGTTGCCGATACCGCAGCAGGATCTCGACATCAATCCCAACCTCAAACAAAATCCGGGATATTAA
- a CDS encoding SusC/RagA family TonB-linked outer membrane protein, with protein MKKLLPQNLGLMRNHSPYGDEARPLSSKLFHLIYLLLIIFAVTPAVAQTSGQITGRVTDATGQGLPGVTVRIKESTGTTGAVTDVNGRYRIAAASGNTLVFSFIGFTPQEIRVADQEVIDVQMRDDARSLNEVVVIGYQSVRKRDLTGAVSSISPTEANRVSANNVAESLQGLSPGVTVRSSGAPGQNSQIEIRGVASFINASPLYVIDGMIADANSTVNNDDVESIQILKDASAAAIYGSRAANGVVIITTKKGKKGAPKINFTAKYGQQRIPKQWDVMNSTQYAATKSQAYTNSGLPVPASIGSAFNTAVNTDWQDLDQRTGNNQDYNLSVSGGSDNSTYLISGSYFRNQGVLKAYSFDRASLRINTETKKGRLTFGENAMLSNSNNYHPNRGNPFYDLPQLLPTVPVQSNGFITNNNVNPMGYSTGTADNGGDVTYAYNSLAVNDLSQGYNNYAKILGNAFAQFRVFDWLDYKFNVGLEASFDYNRDFRKNGIFSYAQQPELSYIDQDRERFRNILLEHTLNFNKTFGVHNINGVVGFSEQSSYRDLTSARKTNLTVLSTGEYLTEINSAGGAPSVSGRVAQDDRIRSYLGRLNYTYNDKYLLTASGRIDQDSRFGPNYRSGFFPSVAVAWRLSKEDFFKADWVDNLKINASYGVLGINTINSYQNIGLINNSPRAIFAGDAIFGGAYQSTLYNADLRWEKRKETNIGFDASLFHDRLSVSASVYNNKSEDVLVNQVLGQFLGNAGGNPPVNAASISNKGIEVEATYRNNNNAFKWSVSGNVTTIKNKVLALGNQGVGVNYIQQGSTRSQIGYALGQWYVLKEVGIFQTQDEINNYKRADGSPIEPFAKPGDVKFYADPNGKGTINNNDRVFNGSPWPTLQTGLQFNASYKQFNVNLQLVGIFGLTIYNDIRRILDGYQNSNFRADINPWTPTNTSTTDPRLGIANGDPGIANNNTPESSRWLENGSYGRIRNLEIGYTFGKAALKPLHVENARIFISGQNLLTVTKYKGLDPDLVGNGLLQRGVDAGNWPANRIYSVGVSFGF; from the coding sequence ATGAAAAAACTCTTACCTCAAAATTTGGGTTTGATGCGTAATCATTCACCTTATGGAGACGAAGCCCGGCCTTTAAGCTCCAAATTATTCCACTTAATTTACCTGCTATTAATAATTTTTGCTGTTACGCCCGCAGTGGCGCAAACATCAGGACAGATTACCGGCCGAGTTACTGATGCAACAGGACAAGGGCTTCCGGGAGTTACTGTCAGAATTAAGGAAAGTACCGGCACTACAGGCGCAGTTACTGATGTTAATGGCCGCTACAGGATTGCAGCAGCAAGCGGAAATACGCTTGTGTTTTCATTTATTGGTTTTACGCCTCAGGAGATTAGAGTGGCCGATCAGGAGGTGATTGATGTACAGATGCGGGATGACGCCCGCTCACTTAACGAAGTGGTTGTTATTGGCTATCAATCTGTCCGGAAGCGCGATCTCACAGGAGCAGTTTCTTCTATAAGCCCGACCGAGGCCAACCGCGTATCTGCAAACAACGTTGCCGAATCGTTACAAGGTTTAAGCCCCGGCGTAACAGTACGCAGCAGCGGGGCGCCAGGCCAAAATTCTCAGATTGAGATCCGTGGTGTTGCGAGCTTTATTAATGCATCTCCGTTATACGTGATAGACGGGATGATAGCAGATGCAAACAGTACCGTAAACAATGACGATGTAGAATCTATCCAGATATTAAAAGATGCATCAGCTGCGGCGATTTACGGTTCACGCGCGGCAAATGGGGTGGTAATTATCACCACCAAAAAAGGTAAAAAGGGCGCTCCTAAAATAAACTTTACTGCTAAATATGGTCAGCAGCGTATACCTAAGCAGTGGGATGTGATGAACAGTACACAATATGCGGCAACCAAAAGCCAGGCTTATACTAATTCTGGGCTGCCTGTTCCTGCAAGCATTGGGTCTGCATTTAACACTGCTGTAAATACTGACTGGCAGGACCTTGACCAACGTACCGGTAATAATCAGGATTACAATCTTTCTGTGTCAGGCGGATCAGACAACTCAACTTACCTGATATCCGGAAGTTATTTTCGTAACCAGGGCGTGCTAAAAGCATACTCATTCGATCGTGCCAGCCTTCGCATTAACACCGAAACGAAAAAAGGGAGGCTCACTTTTGGCGAAAATGCCATGTTAAGCAATAGCAATAACTATCACCCTAACAGGGGTAACCCGTTCTATGATCTTCCGCAGCTTTTACCAACAGTACCGGTACAAAGTAATGGCTTTATAACAAACAACAATGTTAACCCGATGGGTTATAGCACCGGCACAGCTGATAATGGTGGTGATGTTACTTATGCCTACAACTCGCTTGCTGTAAACGATCTTAGCCAGGGGTATAACAATTACGCTAAAATATTGGGCAACGCTTTTGCTCAGTTCCGCGTATTTGATTGGCTAGACTATAAATTTAATGTAGGTTTGGAAGCTAGCTTTGACTATAACCGCGACTTTCGTAAAAACGGCATATTCTCTTACGCCCAACAGCCTGAACTGAGTTATATTGATCAGGATAGGGAGCGTTTCAGAAACATATTACTTGAGCATACGCTTAACTTCAACAAAACTTTTGGTGTACATAACATTAATGGTGTGGTTGGCTTTAGCGAACAAAGCTCCTATCGTGACCTTACGTCGGCTCGCAAAACAAACTTAACTGTACTATCTACGGGCGAATACCTAACAGAGATAAACTCAGCAGGTGGCGCTCCTTCCGTTTCTGGTCGTGTGGCGCAGGATGATAGGATACGTTCTTACCTGGGCCGTTTAAACTACACTTATAATGACAAGTATCTCCTTACAGCATCTGGACGTATTGACCAGGACTCAAGGTTCGGGCCCAACTATCGAAGTGGATTCTTTCCTTCAGTAGCAGTTGCCTGGAGGCTTAGTAAAGAGGATTTCTTTAAAGCTGACTGGGTTGATAACTTGAAAATTAACGCATCATATGGTGTGCTGGGTATTAATACAATCAATTCCTACCAAAATATAGGCTTAATCAATAATTCTCCTCGTGCGATATTTGCGGGAGATGCAATATTCGGTGGAGCTTACCAGTCAACTTTATATAACGCTGATCTGCGTTGGGAAAAGCGGAAAGAAACCAACATAGGTTTTGATGCAAGTTTATTTCACGACAGGCTGTCTGTTTCAGCTTCTGTTTATAATAACAAATCGGAAGACGTACTGGTTAACCAGGTGTTAGGGCAATTCCTGGGCAACGCAGGTGGCAACCCGCCTGTGAATGCGGCATCCATAAGCAATAAAGGTATAGAGGTAGAGGCAACCTACCGAAATAACAATAATGCATTTAAGTGGAGTGTATCCGGCAACGTTACCACAATTAAAAACAAGGTATTAGCCTTAGGTAACCAGGGTGTCGGCGTCAACTATATTCAGCAGGGTAGCACCCGGTCGCAAATAGGTTATGCGCTTGGCCAATGGTATGTTTTGAAAGAGGTTGGTATATTTCAAACTCAGGATGAGATAAACAACTACAAACGTGCTGATGGTAGCCCGATAGAACCATTTGCAAAACCAGGTGACGTGAAGTTTTATGCTGATCCTAACGGAAAAGGTACAATAAACAATAACGACCGTGTGTTTAACGGATCGCCGTGGCCAACGCTTCAAACAGGTTTGCAATTCAATGCTTCCTACAAGCAATTCAATGTTAATCTGCAGTTGGTCGGCATATTCGGGCTTACTATTTACAACGATATCAGGAGAATACTCGACGGCTATCAGAACTCTAACTTCCGCGCAGACATAAACCCGTGGACACCGACTAACACCAGCACTACCGATCCACGGTTAGGTATTGCTAACGGCGATCCCGGTATAGCCAATAACAACACGCCTGAAAGTTCGCGTTGGTTAGAGAATGGCTCTTACGGACGCATACGTAACCTCGAGATTGGCTACACTTTTGGTAAAGCGGCACTGAAACCTCTGCATGTAGAAAATGCAAGAATATTTATCAGCGGCCAAAACCTGCTTACGGTTACCAAATACAAAGGCTTAGATCCTGACTTGGTAGGTAACGGGTTATTACAGCGCGGTGTGGACGCTGGTAACTGGCCGGCAAACCGTATATACTCGGTTGGTGTCAGCTTTGGGTTTTAA